In one window of Microcaecilia unicolor chromosome 9, aMicUni1.1, whole genome shotgun sequence DNA:
- the LOC115477627 gene encoding synaptojanin-2-binding protein-like, with protein MNGGVDYLPDDEEIQLKRGPSGLGFNIVGGTDQQYMCNDSGVYVSKIKDDGAAALDGRLQEGDKIIAVNGQVLKNLLHKEVVDLFINAGEDVRLEVQHKVQTQQNGPSGHKGDGEPGGFSLSTIVVPLLLAGAAATVWLVLKYRHRH; from the exons ATGAACGGCGGCGTGGATTATCTACCGGACGATGAGGAGATCCAGCTGAAGAGAGGCCCTTCAG GTCTGGGCTTTAATATTGTTGGCGGGACGGATCAGCAGTATATGTGTAATGACAGTGGGGTCTACGTCAGCAAGATAAAAGATGATGGAGCAGCTGCTCTTGACGGCCGACTGCAGGAAGGAGACAAAATTATAGCG gtcaatggccaaGTGCTGAAGAACCTCCTGCACAAGGAAGTGGTGGACCTGTTCATAAATGCAGGCGAGGATGTCAGGTTAGAAGTTCAACACAAA GTTCAGACTCAGCAGAACGGCCCATCGGGTCACAAGGGGGATGGAGAACCTGGAGGCTTCTCGCTAAGCACGATTGTGGTGCCACTGCTGTTAGCTGGTGCAGCTGCTACTGTCTGGCTGGTCTTGAAATACCGGCATCGACACTGA